Proteins from one Ficedula albicollis isolate OC2 chromosome 3, FicAlb1.5, whole genome shotgun sequence genomic window:
- the ACBD3 gene encoding Golgi resident protein GCP60 has translation PPAGGEAAEEAALSLERRWGFALEELYGLALRFFKEKDGKAFHPTYEEKLKLVALHKQVLLGPYNPDTCPEVGFFDVLGNDRRKEWAALGNMSKQKAMTEFVKLLHRCCHLFSTYVTSHKIEKEEQEKKRREEEERRRREEEERERLQKEEEKRRQEEEERLRREEEERRRIEEERLRMEQQKQQIMAALNSQTAVQFQQYAAQQYPGNYEQQQILIRQLQEQHYQQYMQQLYQVQLAQQQAALQKQQDAVVAATGTPLTTASKVNTPAPGDTPSINGQASAHADSSEKELDPEILEEALENGPKDSVPVIAAPSMWTRPQIKDFKEKIRQDADSVITVGRGEVVTVRVPTHEEGSYLFWEFATDNYDIGFGVYFEWTDSPNTAVSVHVSESSDDEEEEEENTSSEEKAKKNANKPQLDEIVPVYRRDCHEEVYAGSHQYPGRGVYLLKFDNSYSLWRSKTVYYRVYYTR, from the exons cccccggccggcgGCGAGGCGGCGGAGGAGGCGGCGCTGAGCCTGGAGCGGCGCTGGGGCTTCGCGCTGGAGGAGCTCTACGGGCTGGCGCTGCGCTTCTTCAAAG aaaaagaTGGCAAAGCTTTTCATCCAACATATGAAGAAAAACTCAAACTTGTGGCACTGCACAAGCAGGTTCTGCTGGGACCTTACAACCCTGACACTTGCCCTGAAGTTGGATTCTTTGATGTGCTGGGGAATGATAGAAG GAAGGAATGGGCTGCCCTTGGAAACATGTCAAAGCAAAAAGCTATGACAGAATTTGTCAAGCTCCTACATAGGTGTTGCCACTTGTTCTCAACGTATGTCACTTCCCACAAGATAGAGaaagaagagcaagaaaagaaaag aagagaagaggaagagcgAAGGCGGCGTGAAGAGGAGGAGCGGGAGCGGTtacaaaaggaagaagagaaacgTAGGcaagaagaagaggaaagactgagaagggaggaagaggagaggaggagaataGAGGAGGAACGACTTCGGATGGAACAGCAGAA GCAGCAGATCATGGCAGCGCTGAACTCACAGACGGCCGTGCAGTTCCAGCAGTACGCGGCCCAGCAGTATCCCGGCAACTACgagcagcagcagatcctcATCcggcagctccaggagcagcactaCCAGCAGTACATGCAGCAGCTCTACCAGGTCCAGCTCGCACAGCAGCAG GCAGCCTtacagaagcagcaggatgCAGTGGTGGCAGCGACAGGGACACCACTGACTACTGCATCAAAGGTGAAcacccctgccccaggggaCACCCCATCCATCAATGGGCAGGCCAGCGCACATGCAGACAGCTCTGAAAAAGAGTTGGATCCTGAGATTTTGGAAGAAGCACTGGAGAATGGACCAAAAG ATTCTGTCCCAGTGATTGCTGCCCCATCCATGTGGACACGGCCCCAGATAAAagacttcaaggaaaaaatccGTCAGGATGCAGACTCTGTGATCACAGTGGGCCGAGGAGAAGTGGTTACAGTCAGAGTACCAACCCATGAGGAGGGGTCTTACCTCTTTTGGGAGTTTGCTACAGACAATTATGACATTGGTTTTGGGGTGTATTTTGAATGGACAGACTCCCCTAATACTGCAGTCAGTGTGCATGTCAGCGAGTCCAGTGATGacgaggaggaagaggaag agAATACTAGCAGcgaagaaaaagccaaaaagaatGCCAACAAGCCTCAGCTAGATGAAATAGTGCCTGTGTACAGACGAGACTGTCACGAAGAAGTGTATGCTGGCAGCCACCAGTACCCAGGGAGAGGAGTTTATCTTCTTAAATTTGACAACTCCTACTCTCTATGGAGGTCAAAAACAGTTTACTACAGAGTTTATTATACTAGATAA